One Panicum virgatum strain AP13 chromosome 3N, P.virgatum_v5, whole genome shotgun sequence DNA segment encodes these proteins:
- the LOC120666822 gene encoding E3 ubiquitin-protein ligase ATL4-like gives MAEVEQGEAARRAGVAGRELAEAGEATRTAAAGTEQVEAEAGAARRIAAAVRRGEAPSARERQEVEVELRGAGAGDGGMERLIASLPLFTMASALAALPKNSPDCAVCLAAFEPDAGLRLLPACRHAFHAACIDAWLRTNPVCPICRSAVSFPLPPLPAAAGQEPLGSRAGNMSFRVELGISNRRSSCAAGGDDPRRTYSLGGSFDYRVDEEVEAIVSRIVRPAAARPSTAAPAAPAAPGEALAEEVGSRGWLGEYLDRVATSASSLSGRWSERLSQGRRSHSLRHDDSWRRDPAAAAAKSATPAAVAAPGEEALAGRPGEHRDRDNLAPSASASSLSGRWSRRWSQGHRRDESWRWDPEAACRAPREEKREPALVALGRWIFGF, from the coding sequence ATGGCGGAGGTGGAGCAGGgagaggcggcgaggagggccggcgTGGCGGGGAGGGAGTTGGCGGAGGCAGGGGAGGCCACGAGGACCGCCGCGGCGGGGACGGagcaggtggaggcggaggctggggcggcgaggaggatcgcggcggcggtgaggcgggGGGAGGCGCCTTCGGCGAGGGAGCggcaggaggtggaggtggagctgcGGGGGGCaggcgcgggcgacggcggcatgGAGCGCCTGATCGCGTCGCTGCCCCTGTTCACCATGGCGTcggcgctggcggcgctgcCAAAAAACTCCCCCGACTGCGCGGTCTGCCTCGCGGCGTTCGAGCCCGACGCCGGGCTGCGGCTGCTCCCGGCGTGCCGCCACGCGTTCCACGCCGCCTGCATCGACGCGTGGCTCCGCACCAACCCGGTCTGCCCGATCTGCCGCAGCGCCGTCTCGTTCCCGCTcccgcccctccccgccgccgcgggccaggAGCCGCTCGGCTCGCGGGCGGGCAACATGAGCTTCCGCGTCGAGCTCGGCATCAGCAACCGCCGATCCTCCTGCGCCGCGGGCGGCGACGACCCCCGCCGCACCTACTCGCTCGGCGGCTCCTTCGACTACCGCGTCGACGAGGAGGTCGAGGCCATCGTGTCCCGCATCGTCCGCCCCGCGGCGGCCAGGCCGAGCACCGCGGCcccagcggcgccggctgcccCCGGCGAAGCTCTGGCGGAGGAGGTGGGTTCCCGCGGGTGGCTGGGCGAGTACCTCGACCGCGTCGCCACCTCGGCGTCGTCCCTCTCCGGTCGGTGGAGCGAGCGGCTGAGCCAGGGCCGCCGCAGCCACAGCCTCCGTCACGACGACTCGTGGCGccgggatccggcggcggctgcggccaaGTCGGCGACGCCAGCCGCGGTGGCAGCCCCCGGCGAAGAAGCCCTGGCGGGGAGGCCGGGAGAGCACCGCGACCGCGACAACCTCGCCCCCTCCGCGTCCGCGTCGTCCCTCTCCGGGCGGTGGAGCCGGCGCTGGAGCCAGGGCCACCGGCGCGACGAGTCCTGGCGGTGGGACCCGGAGGCGGCGTGCCGCGCGCCGCGGGAGGAGAAGCGGGAGCCGGCGCTCGTGGCCCTGGGCCGGTGGATCTTTGGCTTCTAG